A window from Bacteroidota bacterium encodes these proteins:
- a CDS encoding T9SS type A sorting domain-containing protein: MGAHHTGSQWEEGRQVRCDAAGNVYVAGGFYAFGTAPFPPYPFAGVGSYDPFVAKYNRHGEFQWAQWGGSPQQDYALGLATTDSGKVYFTGSYADNLTLGNTYLPNVTGPGGWTDMYYAEIRTDITTGNPNAVSYCAGASFSLPFIAHQSFKSNNVFTAQLSDATGRFASAINIGTLNSTTSGSINCTLHTNVAYGIGYRLRVIASDTVSFGNDNGTDITINTAPVVSLTANDNAICTGDSATLTTPHNNGNTYKWYFNNALINGAVTNVFYAKQTGNYKVRVTNAGGCSVVSPNKLITVNNYPSAVITATGPLTYCSTDSVILSAPSGVGYTYQWRKGTVAISNATNIKFKPTTSGTYRVLVTNAVGCSTLSNSKKLTIRKPVAQITADSTSFCMGDSLDLRALVNNSYIYQWIKGLNNIANATLPTYFAKTTGTYKVQVTDTNGCSLTSNKITIYAVSCRKAESFIGQQAMHVFPVPAQQYFEIKTSNSEKVLAAILTSAAGQVVEQWQYQTKIKCEHIPSGMYTLTVVTESAVYKKSLVIIH; this comes from the coding sequence TTGGGTGCGCACCACACAGGCAGTCAGTGGGAAGAAGGCAGACAAGTGCGTTGCGATGCTGCAGGCAATGTGTATGTAGCCGGAGGTTTTTATGCGTTTGGTACTGCGCCATTTCCGCCATACCCATTTGCAGGTGTGGGCTCTTATGATCCTTTTGTTGCCAAGTACAACAGGCATGGCGAGTTTCAATGGGCGCAATGGGGTGGTAGCCCGCAGCAAGATTATGCACTGGGGCTGGCAACAACCGATTCTGGCAAAGTTTATTTTACAGGAAGTTATGCAGATAACCTTACCCTTGGCAATACCTACTTACCAAATGTTACCGGACCTGGTGGTTGGACCGATATGTACTATGCTGAGATTCGCACCGATATTACAACAGGTAATCCAAATGCAGTTAGCTATTGCGCAGGTGCAAGTTTTTCATTACCCTTTATTGCACATCAATCTTTTAAATCAAACAATGTATTTACAGCACAGCTTAGTGATGCGACAGGAAGATTTGCCAGCGCAATAAATATTGGAACATTAAACTCAACAACTTCGGGGAGCATTAATTGCACACTACATACTAATGTGGCGTATGGCATAGGGTACCGGCTGCGTGTTATTGCCAGCGATACCGTTTCGTTTGGTAATGATAATGGCACCGACATTACCATTAACACAGCGCCTGTTGTTTCATTAACTGCAAACGACAATGCCATTTGCACCGGTGATAGTGCAACACTTACTACACCGCACAACAATGGAAATACCTATAAATGGTATTTTAACAATGCACTGATTAATGGTGCTGTTACAAATGTGTTCTATGCCAAGCAAACTGGAAATTATAAAGTACGAGTTACCAATGCAGGAGGCTGCTCGGTGGTATCTCCCAATAAATTAATAACGGTTAATAATTATCCATCAGCAGTTATAACTGCTACGGGGCCGCTCACCTATTGTTCAACCGATAGTGTTATACTCTCAGCACCAAGCGGTGTGGGCTATACCTATCAATGGCGAAAGGGAACAGTTGCGATTTCAAATGCTACCAACATTAAGTTTAAGCCGACTACATCTGGAACGTATAGGGTGTTAGTTACAAATGCTGTCGGCTGCAGCACGCTCAGCAATTCAAAAAAGCTGACCATACGGAAACCTGTTGCGCAAATAACTGCTGACTCCACTTCTTTTTGCATGGGCGATAGTCTTGACCTAAGGGCGTTAGTAAATAACAGCTACATCTATCAGTGGATAAAGGGACTGAATAATATTGCCAATGCTACACTGCCAACTTATTTTGCAAAAACTACTGGCACCTATAAAGTTCAAGTTACTGACACTAACGGTTGCAGCCTTACCAGCAATAAAATTACCATCTATGCTGTGAGTTGCCGTAAGGCAGAAAGTTTTATTGGCCAACAAGCTATGCATGTATTTCCTGTGCCTGCGCAGCAGTATTTTGAAATTAAAACTAGCAACAGCGAAAAGGTACTGGCAGCTATACTTACCTCAGCAGCAGGGCAGGTGGTGGAACAATGGCAATACCAAACCAAAATAAAATGCGAACATATTCCATCTGGTATGTATACTCTTACTGTTGTTACAGAGAGTGCGGTGTATAAAAAATCACTCGTAATTATACATTAA
- a CDS encoding SBBP repeat-containing protein — MKKQIASLVSLCLIFCSSINAQTYLYAKKGGAAGYDAGTAMVSDGNNNVYITGYFVDSIRFGSMKVTGLGLQDIFVVKLDPEGNPLWLKRFGGNKTDQAQAMAIDHTGNLYITGFSSSDTAYFDTVKVPCVSRQIIVAKLNSNGNCIWSKQAGATNYSEDIGNSVGVDTMGNVFITGNFRGTANFGNGNTVASVLNPGFGSPSVDAFTAKYNSIGLCEWVKTGGSYQDEYGNGIAVDKAGKAYVVGLFMNNAVFSGVTISAPAGLPDGFIAVYNTTGTLEQLKKITSNNYEACYGITLDGQGNFCITGIADGTTAFDSIQVPNNGSYDMFVAKYTTSGTVRWVRTTQAVSGKKADKCVAMLQAMCM, encoded by the coding sequence ATGAAAAAACAAATAGCAAGTCTGGTTTCTCTATGTTTAATATTTTGTTCAAGTATAAATGCACAAACCTATTTGTATGCCAAAAAAGGAGGTGCTGCAGGGTATGATGCCGGCACGGCCATGGTTAGCGATGGCAATAACAACGTATACATAACAGGTTATTTTGTTGACAGCATTCGCTTTGGCAGCATGAAAGTTACGGGCCTCGGGCTACAAGATATATTTGTAGTAAAGCTTGATCCCGAAGGAAACCCCCTTTGGCTTAAGCGATTTGGAGGTAACAAGACCGACCAGGCGCAGGCTATGGCTATAGACCATACGGGCAACCTGTATATTACTGGATTTTCATCCAGCGACACCGCATATTTTGATACCGTGAAAGTACCCTGCGTATCAAGACAAATAATTGTTGCCAAACTAAATAGTAACGGTAATTGTATATGGAGTAAACAAGCAGGCGCTACCAACTACAGTGAAGATATCGGAAACAGTGTTGGTGTAGATACAATGGGCAATGTTTTTATAACCGGAAACTTTAGAGGTACTGCAAATTTTGGCAATGGCAATACAGTAGCTAGTGTATTAAATCCTGGTTTCGGCTCGCCAAGTGTTGATGCCTTTACTGCAAAATATAATAGCATTGGTTTGTGCGAATGGGTAAAAACCGGAGGTAGTTATCAGGATGAATATGGCAATGGGATAGCAGTTGACAAGGCCGGCAAAGCCTATGTGGTAGGTTTGTTCATGAATAATGCTGTATTTAGTGGTGTCACCATTTCGGCACCAGCCGGACTACCCGATGGGTTTATTGCCGTGTATAATACGACCGGCACGCTGGAACAACTTAAAAAAATTACCAGTAACAATTACGAAGCTTGCTACGGAATAACGCTTGATGGACAAGGAAATTTTTGCATAACCGGTATTGCTGATGGCACTACCGCATTTGACTCCATACAGGTGCCAAACAATGGTAGCTACGATATGTTTGTTGCCAAATATACTACTAGCGGCACCGTTCGTTGGGTGCGCACCACACAGGCAGTCAGTGGGAAGAAGGCAGACAAGTGCGTTGCGATGCTGCAGGCAATGTGTATGTAG
- a CDS encoding fibronectin type III domain-containing protein gives MIKKIFAAAVLLISTYAAQAQTNYQHCATMQMLDEQKMADPNLQSRMDAIEEETNVFIANYNQSQNKTSAVITIPTVFHVLYNTSSQNISDARILAQLDVLNKDFARLNADAGNTPSVFQGVAVPTNIQFCLAQRDPNGNATNGINRVSTTKTSFGSSGDPMKFSSSGGVNAWPTGSYLNIWVCNLSGGLLGYAQFPGGSASTDGVVVLFGSVGGPGTPGTSTPYHLGRTATHEVGHWLNLRHIWGDATCGNDLVSDTPTQQTSNFGCPSFPKVTCSNGPNGDMFMNYMDYTDDACMNMFTAGQSTRMDAVLAGSRASLTTSLGCTPPNGGGCGTAAGLASSGVTQTGATLSWGAVSGATSYNVQYRVVGATSWTSITSATTSVAISGLSAGTNYQFQVQAVCSGTTGAWSGAATFTTQSAGGGCNGDPYESNNSSSTFKQIAVNTDIYALIGSSTDKDWFRITTVSPATRVKVTLTNLPFDYDLRLYNNSNSLLASSELGGTANEQIIYNATTATSYKIRVVGYSGAFSTSQCYVLRANTSSTNFKVMGSMDHTGKAAYNDLSAYPNPSRNEINLMFNSDIASSGAITVSDIYGKQLFATNITIEEGTNTPTVNISHLNTGIYFVTVTDGVDTYKIKVVKE, from the coding sequence ATGATTAAAAAAATTTTCGCGGCAGCGGTACTATTAATTAGCACCTACGCAGCACAAGCGCAAACCAACTATCAACATTGTGCAACCATGCAAATGTTAGACGAGCAAAAAATGGCAGACCCAAACTTGCAATCGCGTATGGATGCTATTGAAGAAGAGACCAATGTATTTATTGCCAATTACAATCAATCGCAAAACAAAACGAGTGCAGTAATTACCATTCCTACTGTGTTTCATGTTTTGTATAATACTTCATCACAAAATATTTCGGATGCACGTATACTGGCACAGTTAGATGTATTGAACAAAGATTTTGCCCGTTTGAATGCGGATGCAGGCAACACACCCTCGGTATTTCAAGGAGTGGCTGTGCCTACCAACATTCAATTTTGCCTTGCTCAACGCGATCCTAATGGCAATGCGACTAACGGTATTAACCGTGTGTCAACTACCAAAACAAGTTTTGGCTCTTCAGGAGATCCTATGAAGTTTTCTTCGTCTGGCGGAGTAAACGCATGGCCTACCGGTAGCTATTTAAATATTTGGGTATGTAATCTTAGCGGTGGCTTATTAGGCTATGCGCAGTTTCCAGGAGGTTCTGCCAGTACCGATGGCGTTGTAGTTTTATTTGGTAGTGTGGGTGGTCCTGGCACTCCGGGTACATCAACACCTTATCATCTTGGCCGCACGGCTACCCACGAAGTTGGCCACTGGCTTAACTTGCGACATATATGGGGAGATGCAACCTGCGGTAACGATTTAGTAAGCGATACGCCTACACAACAGACCAGTAATTTTGGATGTCCGTCTTTTCCTAAAGTTACATGCAGCAATGGCCCTAATGGCGATATGTTTATGAACTACATGGATTATACTGACGATGCATGTATGAATATGTTTACAGCCGGACAAAGCACACGCATGGATGCTGTACTTGCCGGTAGTCGCGCCTCATTGACAACTTCGCTTGGATGTACTCCCCCTAATGGTGGTGGTTGTGGCACTGCAGCAGGTCTTGCGTCAAGCGGTGTTACACAAACAGGAGCAACACTTAGCTGGGGAGCAGTAAGCGGTGCAACTTCGTACAATGTGCAATACCGAGTGGTGGGTGCAACCTCATGGACAAGCATCACAAGTGCAACAACCTCTGTAGCTATAAGTGGTTTATCAGCAGGAACTAATTACCAATTCCAGGTACAGGCTGTATGCTCTGGCACCACAGGCGCGTGGTCAGGCGCTGCTACTTTCACCACACAAAGTGCCGGGGGTGGCTGTAATGGCGATCCTTATGAATCTAATAATTCAAGTTCTACCTTTAAGCAGATAGCTGTAAACACGGATATTTACGCGTTGATAGGTTCAAGTACCGATAAGGACTGGTTCCGTATTACTACCGTTTCTCCAGCAACTCGTGTAAAGGTAACACTAACTAATTTACCTTTCGATTATGATTTGCGATTATATAATAACTCCAATAGCCTGCTTGCCTCTTCTGAATTAGGAGGAACTGCGAATGAGCAAATAATTTATAATGCAACTACGGCCACGTCTTATAAAATCCGTGTGGTTGGTTATAGCGGAGCTTTCAGCACTTCGCAATGTTATGTATTGCGTGCTAACACAAGTTCGACTAACTTTAAGGTGATGGGCAGCATGGACCATACTGGCAAAGCTGCTTACAATGATTTGTCGGCTTATCCTAATCCAAGCCGTAACGAAATTAACCTGATGTTTAATAGCGATATAGCTTCAAGCGGAGCCATCACTGTAAGCGATATTTATGGCAAGCAACTGTTTGCAACTAATATTACCATTGAGGAAGGAACTAATACCCCTACCGTTAACATCAGCCATCTTAATACCGGAATTTATTTTGTAACTGTAACTGATGGGGTTGATACGTATAAGATTAAAGTTGTTAAAGAATAA
- a CDS encoding fibronectin type III domain-containing protein, whose protein sequence is MMKKFLAIAVLAIGIGAAQAQVHNHQHCSTMEMLEEQKKSDPGLQARMDAIEQATNEYIKNHGNQKQSSVITIPVVFHILWNVPAENISDSRILAQLDVLNKDFARLNADAGNTPSVFQGVAANTQIQFCLAQRDPNGAASTGILRIQTTKTSFSSSGNPIKFTSQGGSNAWPAASYLNFWVGNLSGGLLGYAQFPGGTANTDGVVCLYTSVGGPSNPGTGTPYHLGRTATHEVGHWLNLFHIWGDANCGNDQVSDTPTQQTSNFGCPTFPKVTCGNGPNGDMFMNYMDYVDDGCMNMFTTGQSTRMNAALAGPRVGLTTSLGCSPVGGCGTPTGLNSSGVGSSSVYLGWNLVSGAVSYNIRYRIVGTTTWTTTTSTTTSIGIPGLTSGSNYEYQIQAVCTNSTGAYSSSANFTTLTAGCGLPGSLTALNVQATTASITWLLVGGATSYKVQYRVLGTSTYTTKTATTSPYNLSGLTPSTTYQYRVRAVCGATLGNYSTVKTFTTQAGGGGGCTGSDPYEPNELSSTAATISPNTDAYGIISTATDVDFYKITATNAAPKIKVILDGLPADYDVKLSFGSTGALIATSQLSGTTPEQIIYNGATAGAVYKVKVYGYNGAFVPTSCYRLRVSTSASNWREGGDMVQNENTNTMALYPNPAKDLVTVDLFCNKAQTSTIDIVDMLGRTVLSIQQDLNDGNNQVNLDLTKIQKGMYTVRASMNGQALIKSLVVQ, encoded by the coding sequence ATGATGAAAAAATTTCTCGCCATCGCGGTGCTTGCTATAGGCATCGGTGCGGCACAAGCACAAGTACACAATCATCAGCATTGCTCCACTATGGAGATGCTCGAAGAACAAAAAAAATCTGATCCTGGCTTACAGGCACGCATGGATGCCATTGAACAAGCTACCAATGAGTACATAAAAAATCATGGTAATCAAAAGCAAAGTTCAGTTATTACTATTCCGGTTGTGTTTCACATTTTGTGGAATGTACCTGCAGAGAACATTTCGGATTCGCGCATATTGGCGCAACTTGATGTATTAAACAAAGACTTTGCACGGTTAAATGCAGATGCTGGCAATACCCCTTCAGTTTTTCAAGGTGTAGCAGCAAATACACAAATACAATTTTGCCTTGCACAGCGCGACCCAAATGGCGCAGCATCTACAGGTATCTTGCGTATCCAGACTACTAAGACTTCTTTCAGTTCGTCAGGCAATCCTATTAAGTTTACTTCTCAAGGAGGCTCCAATGCATGGCCCGCAGCCAGCTATCTTAATTTTTGGGTAGGCAATCTTAGTGGAGGCTTACTTGGTTACGCACAGTTTCCGGGTGGTACTGCAAATACCGATGGGGTGGTATGCTTGTACACATCGGTGGGTGGTCCTTCTAATCCCGGCACCGGAACTCCATACCACTTAGGCCGCACAGCTACTCACGAAGTTGGTCACTGGCTAAACCTTTTCCATATTTGGGGAGATGCTAATTGTGGCAACGATCAGGTATCGGATACTCCTACTCAGCAAACTTCTAATTTTGGTTGTCCAACTTTTCCTAAAGTGACTTGTGGCAATGGCCCCAATGGCGATATGTTTATGAACTATATGGACTATGTTGACGATGGATGTATGAACATGTTCACAACCGGACAAAGTACACGCATGAATGCTGCTCTTGCCGGTCCTCGTGTTGGGCTTACAACCTCGCTGGGTTGCAGCCCGGTAGGTGGTTGTGGTACTCCAACAGGACTAAATTCATCTGGTGTAGGTTCATCATCAGTTTACCTTGGTTGGAATTTGGTTTCGGGCGCTGTATCTTACAATATACGTTACCGCATAGTTGGAACGACAACATGGACTACTACCACATCAACTACTACTAGCATTGGTATACCGGGATTAACTTCTGGTAGCAACTATGAGTATCAAATACAAGCTGTATGTACCAATTCAACAGGTGCCTATTCTTCTTCTGCAAATTTCACAACCCTTACGGCCGGTTGCGGCTTACCTGGTAGCTTAACTGCATTAAATGTTCAAGCTACAACTGCTTCAATCACTTGGCTATTGGTAGGTGGTGCTACCAGTTATAAAGTGCAGTATCGTGTTTTAGGTACTTCTACCTACACTACAAAAACTGCAACTACCTCACCTTATAACCTATCTGGATTAACTCCAAGTACTACTTATCAATATCGTGTTCGCGCAGTATGCGGGGCAACGCTTGGCAACTATAGCACTGTAAAAACCTTTACTACACAAGCTGGTGGTGGTGGTGGATGCACCGGAAGCGATCCTTACGAACCAAACGAATTGTCCTCAACTGCTGCTACCATAAGTCCTAATACCGATGCTTATGGAATTATTAGCACTGCAACCGATGTAGATTTTTATAAGATTACAGCTACCAATGCAGCTCCAAAAATTAAAGTAATTCTTGATGGACTTCCAGCTGACTATGATGTGAAGCTGAGCTTTGGATCTACCGGTGCCTTAATTGCAACCTCGCAACTTTCAGGCACTACTCCTGAGCAAATAATTTATAATGGAGCAACAGCGGGTGCAGTATATAAGGTTAAGGTTTATGGTTACAACGGTGCATTCGTTCCAACATCGTGCTATCGTTTAAGAGTAAGCACAAGCGCATCAAACTGGCGCGAAGGTGGCGACATGGTTCAAAACGAGAACACTAATACGATGGCTTTGTATCCTAATCCTGCAAAAGATTTAGTAACTGTCGATTTGTTCTGCAATAAAGCTCAAACCTCAACCATCGATATAGTGGATATGTTGGGACGTACAGTGTTGAGCATACAACAAGATTTAAATGATGGCAATAATCAAGTTAATCTTGATCTAACTAAAATTCAAAAAGGTATGTACACGGTGCGCGCTAGTATGAATGGTCAGGCACTTATTAAGTCGCTGGTTGTTCAGTAG
- a CDS encoding YbaB/EbfC family nucleoid-associated protein, with amino-acid sequence MGMFDMLGKLGEMKTKMEEMKKRLDTVYVNGEAGNGKIMIELSANRTVKKISIADELVHPDRKEELIDLLEIALGKALENANAVSEAEMKAAGKDLLPNIPGLF; translated from the coding sequence ATGGGAATGTTTGATATGCTCGGTAAGCTGGGCGAAATGAAAACCAAAATGGAAGAGATGAAAAAACGTCTCGATACCGTTTATGTAAATGGCGAAGCAGGTAATGGAAAAATCATGATAGAATTATCAGCCAATCGTACGGTTAAAAAAATAAGTATTGCTGATGAATTAGTACATCCTGATCGCAAAGAAGAATTGATAGACTTACTCGAAATAGCCCTTGGCAAAGCCCTTGAAAATGCCAATGCCGTGTCAGAAGCAGAAATGAAAGCAGCAGGCAAAGACTTGTTACCTAATATTCCGGGGTTGTTTTAA
- a CDS encoding T9SS type A sorting domain-containing protein, with translation MIGQLKAQSSFIYNQFSKEDDFATDAIQLADSSYIILCATLDTTIYKFKPFVIYLDKFGNFVNTKQLEHSVSGSLFLTKIAKDNAGDFYITGNGSYDTSIYRNYIYLSKYDSNFDTLWTKLFFHPDTSHFCVNHYYDGTNFYLACDTRYDSGPSFNYRTIVSFSTAGNLLNTYKIDSAGYGYSININKKGAIQYSVLLWQNTGQGSLLDFSSTLNFVDSCSTNFNAIEMEAVSINKSTYVVFDEPIFQGNNYTAMGAAIIDSNCQSIKNIKLGTFNIDERVAYFHGLDTISSNRIIVGSTLGFSYGGTFYVPKQSQFHIAMLDDSLNIIWDKKVGDDAYHVLTRIMPTMDGGVLAIGFRYDYLNVFPSPNRDVIVMKFDSLGNITGYNEIDNSIQNQISIYPNPANTEVTIYSNINEEAEVIIYSIKGQLIEKKTLHGTIKVDVSNYNNGIYYCTVETSKQRYQKKFVIAH, from the coding sequence ATGATTGGGCAACTAAAGGCCCAATCATCTTTTATTTACAATCAATTTTCCAAAGAAGATGATTTTGCCACTGATGCTATTCAACTTGCTGACAGTTCGTACATAATACTATGTGCAACTCTCGATACAACAATTTATAAATTTAAGCCATTCGTAATTTACCTTGATAAATTTGGAAATTTTGTCAATACAAAACAATTAGAACATTCGGTATCTGGTTCTCTTTTTTTAACTAAAATTGCAAAGGATAATGCAGGTGATTTTTATATTACGGGGAATGGCAGCTATGATACCTCAATATATCGCAATTATATTTATTTATCAAAATACGATTCCAACTTCGATACCTTGTGGACGAAACTTTTTTTTCATCCTGATACAAGCCACTTTTGCGTCAATCATTATTACGATGGGACGAATTTTTATTTAGCATGTGATACTCGTTATGATTCTGGACCCTCTTTCAACTATCGTACTATTGTCAGCTTTAGTACTGCTGGCAATTTATTAAATACATATAAAATAGATTCTGCCGGGTACGGTTACTCAATTAATATAAATAAAAAGGGAGCAATTCAATATTCAGTTCTTCTTTGGCAAAATACTGGTCAAGGCTCTTTATTAGATTTTAGTTCAACATTAAACTTTGTTGATTCTTGTAGTACCAACTTCAATGCCATTGAAATGGAAGCTGTTTCAATAAACAAGAGCACCTATGTTGTGTTTGATGAACCAATATTTCAAGGAAATAATTATACTGCAATGGGTGCCGCTATTATAGATAGCAACTGCCAATCGATAAAGAATATAAAACTAGGCACTTTTAATATTGATGAACGAGTAGCGTATTTTCATGGACTTGATACCATCTCATCCAATCGCATTATCGTAGGGAGCACACTTGGCTTTTCTTATGGCGGTACATTTTATGTACCTAAGCAATCGCAATTTCATATTGCCATGCTTGATGATAGCCTCAACATTATTTGGGATAAAAAAGTGGGTGATGATGCCTATCATGTCTTAACACGCATTATGCCTACTATGGATGGTGGGGTATTGGCTATTGGTTTTAGGTACGATTATTTAAATGTTTTTCCCTCCCCAAACCGCGATGTTATTGTCATGAAATTTGATTCGCTTGGTAATATTACCGGTTATAATGAAATAGATAATTCTATTCAAAATCAAATTTCAATTTATCCGAATCCGGCAAATACAGAGGTTACAATTTATAGCAACATCAATGAAGAAGCAGAAGTAATTATTTATAGCATTAAAGGACAACTTATTGAAAAAAAGACCCTTCATGGAACTATTAAAGTGGATGTATCAAATTACAACAATGGAATTTATTATTGCACCGTTGAAACTTCAAAACAACGATATCAGAAAAAATTTGTGATTGCGCATTAG
- a CDS encoding helix-turn-helix transcriptional regulator, giving the protein MYAIIFFIHNGNHCLVINVVDKKFLVAFGKNLKSIRKNHILSQAELAADADLTLSQIARIETGRINTTICTVKRIAKTLKVDISDLFKF; this is encoded by the coding sequence ATGTATGCTATAATATTTTTTATCCACAATGGCAATCATTGCCTTGTGATAAATGTGGTCGATAAAAAGTTTTTGGTAGCCTTTGGAAAAAATTTAAAATCCATTCGCAAGAATCACATACTTAGTCAAGCAGAATTAGCAGCAGATGCCGACTTAACCTTATCACAAATTGCAAGAATTGAAACCGGCAGAATTAATACAACCATTTGTACAGTTAAACGAATTGCAAAAACTTTGAAGGTTGATATTTCTGATCTATTTAAATTTTAA
- a CDS encoding cytochrome c, whose protein sequence is MLKKNRVAIIIAMINAVWLISACTNDKAEVPVITVNCDTTYYKTKVKPVFINNCAVCHGPGGTSPQLDSYASIVANKDEIKRRIALPLTDSDVMPPDTGMAQANVDLIKNWINDGAIGCE, encoded by the coding sequence ATGTTAAAGAAGAATCGAGTAGCAATTATTATTGCAATGATCAACGCAGTTTGGTTGATAAGCGCATGTACAAACGATAAAGCGGAAGTTCCCGTTATTACAGTAAATTGCGATACAACTTATTATAAGACCAAGGTAAAGCCGGTTTTCATTAATAACTGTGCAGTATGCCATGGGCCAGGTGGAACCTCGCCACAGCTCGATAGTTATGCAAGCATTGTGGCTAATAAGGACGAAATAAAAAGGCGCATCGCTTTGCCACTAACTGATAGTGATGTTATGCCGCCCGATACCGGAATGGCACAAGCCAATGTTGATCTTATTAAAAATTGGATTAACGATGGTGCTATAGGTTGCGAATAA
- a CDS encoding YceI family protein: MKKIAVVVGLILSSVISKSIQAQMYMTQAGQLSFFSETPVENIDAISKSGNCILNTESNKLVYSVTMTSFKFEKPLMQEHFNEKYVESDKYPKATFNGKINETIDYTKDGEYPVTATGALIIHGVEKQYTEKGALIIKNGEITINGTFNVKLTDHKIEVPKLVASNIGEMVKVTHNFVLKKFEKKQ; encoded by the coding sequence ATGAAAAAAATAGCAGTAGTAGTTGGACTAATTTTAAGTTCAGTTATTTCAAAAAGCATTCAGGCGCAAATGTATATGACACAGGCAGGGCAGCTATCATTCTTTAGCGAAACTCCTGTAGAAAATATTGATGCCATCAGCAAATCAGGCAATTGTATTTTAAATACCGAAAGCAATAAGCTGGTGTATTCTGTAACCATGACTTCGTTTAAATTTGAAAAGCCATTGATGCAGGAACATTTTAATGAGAAATATGTAGAGAGCGATAAATATCCCAAAGCAACGTTTAATGGCAAGATAAATGAAACCATAGATTATACAAAGGATGGTGAGTATCCGGTAACTGCCACAGGCGCGCTCATTATACATGGGGTCGAAAAACAGTATACCGAAAAGGGCGCGTTAATTATTAAGAATGGAGAAATTACCATTAACGGAACATTCAATGTAAAACTTACCGACCACAAAATAGAAGTACCTAAGTTGGTTGCATCTAACATTGGAGAGATGGTTAAGGTAACACACAATTTTGTGTTGAAGAAATTCGAGAAAAAGCAATAA